One part of the Sphingobacterium sp. LZ7M1 genome encodes these proteins:
- the nosZ gene encoding Sec-dependent nitrous-oxide reductase, translated as MEFKKYFLSGIAVATLLTSFQACKPKGAGEAVSGNAAEKTYVAPGKYDEFYNFVSGGFSGQMSVYGLPSGRLLRVIPVFSVDPEKGWGFSEETKPMLETSHGNVPWDDLHHVQLSKTDGNYDGRWVFANANNTPRIARIDLTTFRTAEILELPNSGGNHSSPYITENTEYVVAGTRFSVPLDGEGGDVPINTFKQNFRGSLSFVSVDKTSGNMELSFQIETPGVNYDLSRAGKGVSHGWFFFSTYNTEQANTLLEVNASKNDKDFVLAVNWKKAEEYLKAGKGKKVTGLKYAHNKYDEKSHTSSTEFKTETIVLKAEELEGLCYYIPCPKSPHGVDVDPTGEYIVGSGKLAALIPVFSFDKIQKAIAGKQFEGEFGGIPIIKYEAALHGEVEKPGLGPLHTEFDEKGNAITSFFVSSELVKWNVKTLKVIDRVPTYYSTGHLMIPGGDTKNPYGKYVVAYNKITKDRFLPTGPELSQSAQIFDISGDKMQLILDFPTIGEPHYAQAIKADKVVDKSVKIFKIEENTNPHATKGESEARVERKGNQIHVYLTSIRSHFAPDNIEGVQLGDEVYFHVTNIEQDWDMPHGFAVKGAKNGELLVMPGETQTLKWVPDRVGVFPFYCTDFCSALHQEMQGYIRISKKGNNVPLTYSVGTNMPKESTN; from the coding sequence ATGGAATTTAAAAAATATTTTCTATCAGGGATTGCTGTGGCCACGCTGCTCACTTCATTCCAAGCTTGTAAGCCCAAAGGGGCCGGTGAAGCTGTCAGTGGTAATGCCGCAGAAAAGACCTATGTCGCTCCAGGAAAATACGATGAGTTTTACAACTTCGTATCAGGTGGTTTCAGCGGACAGATGTCTGTATACGGACTGCCTTCAGGACGTTTGTTAAGGGTCATCCCGGTATTCTCCGTGGATCCTGAAAAAGGATGGGGATTCAGTGAAGAAACGAAACCTATGCTGGAAACTTCCCATGGTAATGTGCCTTGGGATGATTTGCACCACGTTCAATTATCAAAAACCGACGGTAACTATGATGGTCGTTGGGTATTTGCCAATGCCAACAATACACCACGTATTGCGCGTATCGACTTGACTACCTTCCGTACAGCAGAGATCCTTGAACTTCCGAACAGTGGGGGTAACCACTCATCACCTTATATCACTGAAAATACAGAGTATGTGGTAGCAGGAACGCGTTTTTCGGTTCCTTTAGATGGTGAAGGTGGCGACGTGCCTATCAATACCTTTAAGCAGAACTTCCGTGGTTCATTGAGCTTTGTCAGTGTAGACAAAACGAGTGGAAACATGGAATTATCCTTCCAGATTGAAACTCCTGGAGTCAACTACGATTTAAGTCGTGCTGGTAAAGGTGTATCTCATGGTTGGTTCTTCTTCTCTACCTATAACACTGAACAAGCAAACACCTTGTTAGAGGTAAATGCGTCTAAAAATGACAAAGACTTTGTTTTAGCAGTAAACTGGAAAAAAGCAGAGGAATATTTAAAAGCTGGTAAAGGTAAAAAGGTTACTGGTCTGAAATATGCCCACAACAAGTACGATGAAAAATCACATACTTCTTCTACTGAATTCAAAACGGAAACTATCGTCTTGAAGGCAGAAGAGTTAGAAGGATTGTGTTACTATATCCCTTGTCCTAAATCACCTCACGGTGTAGACGTTGACCCTACGGGTGAATATATTGTCGGTTCAGGTAAACTTGCCGCTTTAATTCCAGTATTCTCATTCGATAAAATCCAAAAAGCGATTGCTGGAAAACAATTCGAAGGTGAATTCGGTGGTATTCCAATCATTAAATATGAAGCAGCATTACATGGCGAGGTAGAAAAACCAGGTTTAGGTCCATTGCACACTGAGTTTGATGAAAAAGGAAATGCGATCACTTCATTCTTCGTATCCTCAGAATTGGTGAAATGGAATGTGAAGACTTTGAAAGTTATTGACCGTGTTCCAACTTATTATTCAACAGGTCACTTGATGATCCCTGGTGGTGATACCAAAAATCCTTATGGAAAATATGTGGTTGCTTATAACAAGATTACAAAAGACCGTTTCCTTCCTACAGGACCTGAATTGTCACAAAGTGCGCAGATCTTTGATATTTCAGGAGACAAGATGCAGTTGATCTTGGACTTCCCTACAATCGGTGAGCCGCACTATGCGCAAGCAATTAAGGCAGACAAAGTCGTAGACAAGAGCGTTAAGATCTTCAAAATCGAAGAAAATACGAACCCACATGCTACAAAAGGAGAGAGTGAAGCTCGCGTAGAACGTAAGGGTAACCAAATCCATGTTTACCTAACTTCTATCCGTTCCCACTTTGCACCTGACAATATTGAGGGTGTTCAATTAGGCGATGAGGTCTATTTCCACGTAACCAATATTGAGCAAGACTGGGATATGCCACATGGATTTGCCGTAAAAGGAGCCAAAAATGGCGAGCTTTTGGTTATGCCAGGAGAAACCCAGACCTTAAAATGGGTACCAGACCGTGTTGGTGTGTTCCCATTCTATTGTACGGACTTCTGTAGTGCATTGCACCAGGAAATGCAAGGTTATATCCGTATTTCGAAGAAAGGAAATAATGTTCCGTTGACCTACAGCGTTGGCACAAACATGCCTAAAGAGAGTACTAACTAA
- a CDS encoding c-type cytochrome, which produces MKKLTVLFLMAMFIYACSSNNSEQKSERSFPEETAAASSDAGTDASSYDPNRGEGKFTTVDLGAKLDVAMAEAGKTIVDLKCASCHKMTDEKLVGPGWKGVSERRKPEWIMNFITNPDAMLDKDPELQAQLELCLVRMPNQNLTDDDARKILEFMRQNDGVK; this is translated from the coding sequence ATGAAAAAATTAACCGTACTCTTTTTGATGGCCATGTTTATATATGCCTGTTCATCAAACAATAGTGAACAAAAATCAGAGCGTTCCTTCCCAGAGGAAACAGCCGCCGCATCTAGCGATGCTGGTACTGACGCAAGCTCCTATGACCCTAACCGCGGAGAAGGAAAATTTACAACAGTTGACCTAGGCGCCAAGCTGGATGTAGCGATGGCTGAAGCAGGCAAGACCATTGTAGATTTAAAGTGTGCATCATGTCACAAGATGACCGATGAGAAATTGGTTGGACCAGGATGGAAAGGCGTTTCAGAACGTAGAAAACCAGAATGGATCATGAACTTTATTACCAACCCAGATGCGATGTTGGATAAAGACCCTGAGTTGCAAGCGCAATTGGAATTGTGTTTAGTGCGTATGCCTAACCAAAACTTAACAGACGATGATGCCCGCAAAATCTTGGAATTTATGCGTCAAAATGATGGTGTGAAATAA
- a CDS encoding Crp/Fnr family transcriptional regulator, protein MIPSELLIEKGATVKKVESAEVIFHENSPSNFYYQVISGRVRICNFLADGKEVLHKVVCAGEGFGEVAILDNGFHVATAIADKPCTMLKLSSSAFMEILSDYHSIMLLVTQRIARELRFKLFMTKMICSYSPEEILIHLLNKLNDENKLICGECHRLMLTRQQLANMTGLRVETIIRAMKNLEKEEKLSIIKGKVFIPTYCTGKVEG, encoded by the coding sequence ATGATCCCATCCGAGTTACTTATTGAAAAAGGCGCAACCGTTAAAAAAGTGGAAAGCGCAGAAGTGATATTCCATGAGAATAGTCCTTCAAATTTCTATTATCAAGTGATCAGTGGACGAGTAAGAATTTGCAACTTCCTTGCCGACGGTAAAGAAGTATTGCATAAGGTCGTCTGTGCAGGCGAGGGATTTGGGGAGGTTGCCATACTTGATAACGGTTTCCATGTGGCAACTGCCATCGCAGACAAACCATGTACCATGCTAAAGTTATCCTCTAGCGCATTTATGGAGATTCTAAGCGATTACCATAGCATCATGCTCTTGGTAACCCAACGAATAGCAAGAGAACTTCGGTTCAAGCTCTTCATGACGAAAATGATCTGCAGCTATTCGCCAGAGGAAATCCTGATTCATCTGCTCAATAAATTAAACGATGAAAACAAACTCATCTGTGGGGAATGTCATCGATTGATGTTGACCAGGCAACAATTGGCAAATATGACCGGGTTAAGGGTGGAAACCATAATCCGAGCCATGAAAAACCTTGAAAAAGAGGAAAAACTTTCCATTATCAAAGGAAAGGTATTTATCCCGACTTATTGCACTGGAAAGGTCGAAGGTTAA
- a CDS encoding chitobiase/beta-hexosaminidase C-terminal domain-containing protein has protein sequence MTIKNLHFNILIGLNSFIIFFLLFENSIQIPAYLQVVGRMHPLLLHFPIVLLVICWILYLFRSRLEKEVPTLQSILNSLLFISALLTAITVIMGLLLSKEGGFEGRTYEIHKYTGVGLSLLTLALLAFIRFNSSGKYQKVFALGMNISIILLLLVGHFGASLTHGEDFIMSPIMEKKSKELDAETAIVFEDAVMPILQAKCVGCHNSSKPKGGLVLSDSTSILKGGENGKVFTAGNALTSLMIERILLDIEHKHKMPPKGKPQLSIDEVSLLRAWIQSGGKFDLPLSAFAVQDTLFQAVKSVYGFAGAETYDFAAADEAEVKKLNTPYRIINPLDAGSPALDVNFYGKDFFTDKSLSELSSIAEQVVSINLSSMPIKKADIQTLNKFKNLRILNLNNSKVSNEDLALLKDHENLKSISLIGTGISIEGIKSLANLPNMRKIFVWNTALKPTDLDAIRKDFPTLKIDAGSKSDDSQKLALTPVRINPNRSFFQKEMTVSLSHPITGVQLRYTLDGTNPDSSTAKIYKEPILLNKDANLRVKAVKEGWLPSNETQQRFYATSFSPKTIVLETKPSQQYKARKEQSFFDLESGGNNNADGKWLGFQGNDLSTTMSFGEAISLDTLALSIKQSYNEHIYPPEYIEIWGGTDSLNLKLLNKVKLDLDKVDKMRYKRMIACAIPNQKISFIRLKTKHYPKIPQGFPGDGNPPWLFVDEIILK, from the coding sequence ATGACAATCAAAAATTTGCACTTCAATATATTGATAGGCCTCAACAGCTTTATCATTTTTTTCTTACTGTTTGAAAACAGCATTCAGATCCCCGCTTATTTACAGGTTGTAGGCCGAATGCACCCCTTGTTGCTGCATTTTCCTATTGTGCTCTTGGTCATCTGCTGGATCCTCTATCTTTTTAGGTCTCGCCTTGAAAAAGAAGTACCAACGCTTCAATCTATCCTCAACTCCCTGTTGTTCATCAGTGCCTTACTGACTGCGATCACGGTCATCATGGGGCTGTTACTTTCTAAGGAAGGGGGATTTGAAGGAAGGACCTATGAAATACATAAATATACCGGAGTTGGCCTATCCCTATTGACACTTGCCTTACTGGCTTTTATCCGATTCAACTCCAGTGGCAAATACCAGAAAGTCTTTGCCCTTGGCATGAATATTTCCATCATTCTGTTGCTTCTTGTTGGGCATTTTGGTGCATCCCTTACCCATGGTGAGGATTTTATCATGTCGCCCATCATGGAAAAGAAATCAAAGGAATTGGATGCTGAAACCGCTATTGTTTTTGAAGATGCAGTTATGCCTATCCTTCAGGCAAAATGCGTAGGCTGCCATAATTCAAGTAAACCTAAGGGCGGACTTGTCCTATCTGATAGTACATCAATCTTGAAAGGTGGCGAGAATGGAAAGGTCTTTACTGCGGGTAACGCATTGACCAGTTTAATGATCGAACGTATCCTCCTGGATATTGAACATAAACATAAGATGCCTCCTAAAGGGAAACCTCAATTGAGTATCGATGAGGTATCTCTTTTACGAGCTTGGATACAGAGCGGTGGTAAATTTGATCTTCCGCTTTCTGCCTTCGCCGTTCAGGATACCCTCTTTCAGGCTGTCAAGTCTGTCTATGGTTTTGCTGGAGCAGAAACCTATGATTTCGCTGCAGCAGATGAAGCTGAAGTAAAGAAACTAAACACACCCTACAGGATCATCAACCCCTTGGATGCTGGCTCTCCAGCCTTGGATGTAAACTTTTATGGCAAGGACTTTTTTACGGATAAATCGCTTTCTGAATTATCCTCCATTGCCGAGCAGGTGGTCTCCATAAACTTGAGTTCCATGCCGATTAAAAAGGCCGACATCCAAACACTCAATAAATTTAAGAACCTGAGGATCCTGAACCTGAACAACAGTAAGGTAAGCAACGAAGACCTGGCATTGCTTAAGGATCATGAAAACCTTAAAAGTATCAGCCTCATTGGCACTGGCATTAGCATAGAAGGAATCAAATCTTTGGCAAATCTGCCAAATATGAGGAAAATTTTCGTTTGGAACACTGCATTAAAACCTACGGATCTAGATGCGATAAGAAAGGATTTTCCAACCCTGAAAATAGATGCGGGATCGAAATCTGATGATTCCCAAAAATTGGCCCTGACACCGGTAAGAATAAATCCTAATCGGAGCTTTTTCCAGAAAGAGATGACAGTTTCACTAAGTCATCCTATTACGGGTGTGCAATTGAGATATACCTTGGATGGTACGAATCCGGATTCTTCAACGGCCAAGATCTATAAGGAACCTATCCTGCTGAACAAGGATGCTAATTTACGTGTCAAGGCAGTGAAAGAGGGTTGGTTGCCTAGCAATGAAACCCAGCAACGTTTCTATGCAACTTCGTTTAGTCCTAAGACCATCGTGTTAGAAACTAAACCTAGTCAACAATATAAAGCAAGAAAGGAACAAAGCTTCTTTGATCTGGAAAGTGGAGGCAATAACAATGCAGATGGTAAGTGGTTAGGATTTCAGGGGAATGACCTTTCTACGACGATGAGCTTCGGTGAAGCAATTTCACTCGATACCCTCGCTCTCAGCATTAAACAGTCGTATAATGAACATATCTATCCACCTGAATATATTGAAATCTGGGGTGGAACTGACTCCCTGAACCTCAAACTCTTGAACAAAGTCAAATTGGACCTGGATAAAGTGGATAAAATGCGATATAAACGAATGATTGCCTGTGCAATCCCTAATCAGAAAATCAGTTTTATTCGACTGAAAACAAAGCACTATCCTAAAATTCCACAAGGTTTTCCCGGAGATGGTAACCCACCTTGGTTATTTGTGGATGAAATCATATTAAAATAA
- a CDS encoding DUF1501 domain-containing protein, which translates to MRKKIDNNLDKEVKEAQLFQNRRQFLSSLSIGIGSIALGSLLIPDLFSGKPGSQEAFERALPHFAPKAKRVIYLFQSGGVSQLESFDHKPKLREMIGQDLPESIRGGQRLTGMTAGQATFPLVGSYFDFAQYGQSRAWVSSLFPHMAKIVDDLCIIKSMHTDAINHDPAITFFQTGSQQGSRASMGAWLSYGLGSENQNLPGFCVLVSKGKGNGQGVYSKLWTNGFLDSVHQGVQFMGGPDPVLYLNNPEGTDKMSRRKLLDKLAELNSMQFETFKDPEITAKVQQYEMAYRMQTSVPEVTDLSKEPDHIIKMYGPECLVPGTYAANCLLARKLSENGVRFVQLYHQGWDQHGGLPNEMAMQAKDVDQASAALVSDLKQRGLLDETLVIWGGEFGRTNYCQGGLTVDNYGRDHHPRCFSVWMAGGGIKPGMVYGETDELGYNIVKNPVHVHDFHATILHTLGLDHEKLTYKHLGRRYRLTDVAGNVVKDILA; encoded by the coding sequence ATGAGAAAAAAGATAGATAATAACTTAGATAAAGAAGTAAAAGAAGCTCAGCTGTTCCAAAACCGCAGGCAATTTTTATCTAGTTTAAGCATAGGGATTGGAAGTATAGCCTTAGGGTCTTTATTGATTCCAGACTTGTTTTCGGGCAAACCTGGTAGCCAAGAAGCCTTTGAAAGAGCTTTGCCTCATTTTGCTCCTAAAGCAAAACGGGTCATTTACCTTTTCCAATCTGGTGGCGTATCCCAATTGGAATCCTTCGACCATAAACCAAAGCTTAGGGAGATGATCGGTCAAGACTTGCCAGAATCAATCCGTGGCGGACAAAGATTGACCGGTATGACAGCAGGTCAAGCTACTTTTCCACTGGTGGGTTCATATTTTGATTTTGCTCAATATGGACAAAGTCGAGCTTGGGTAAGCAGTTTATTTCCGCACATGGCAAAGATCGTGGATGATCTATGTATCATCAAATCTATGCATACAGATGCCATTAACCATGATCCCGCCATCACTTTCTTCCAAACGGGATCTCAACAGGGTAGCCGTGCGAGTATGGGTGCTTGGTTGAGTTATGGACTAGGAAGTGAAAACCAAAATTTACCGGGCTTCTGCGTCCTAGTTTCTAAGGGAAAAGGAAATGGTCAAGGAGTCTATTCTAAACTTTGGACCAACGGATTCCTGGATTCTGTCCATCAAGGGGTGCAATTTATGGGTGGTCCTGATCCGGTTCTCTATCTTAATAACCCTGAAGGAACCGATAAGATGAGCCGTAGGAAACTTTTGGATAAGCTCGCCGAATTGAACAGCATGCAATTTGAAACGTTCAAGGATCCCGAGATTACGGCAAAAGTCCAACAATATGAAATGGCATATAGAATGCAGACCTCCGTACCGGAAGTAACTGACCTGTCCAAAGAACCTGACCATATCATAAAAATGTATGGTCCTGAGTGCTTGGTCCCTGGTACCTATGCGGCAAATTGTCTGCTTGCCAGAAAACTTTCAGAAAATGGAGTGCGTTTCGTGCAACTCTACCATCAAGGCTGGGACCAACATGGTGGTCTCCCAAATGAAATGGCCATGCAAGCAAAAGATGTGGATCAGGCTTCCGCAGCATTGGTTTCCGATCTTAAACAAAGAGGTCTGTTGGATGAAACCCTAGTGATATGGGGCGGAGAATTTGGTAGAACAAACTATTGCCAAGGTGGACTGACCGTGGATAATTATGGCCGTGACCATCACCCGCGCTGCTTCAGCGTTTGGATGGCAGGTGGCGGTATCAAACCGGGCATGGTCTATGGCGAGACGGATGAACTGGGCTATAATATTGTCAAAAACCCTGTTCATGTACATGATTTCCATGCTACCATTCTGCATACACTGGGTTTAGATCATGAAAAACTAACCTATAAGCATTTGGGAAGGAGATACCGATTGACCGATGTCGCAGGTAATGTAGTCAAAGATATTTTAGCATAA
- a CDS encoding PSD1 and planctomycete cytochrome C domain-containing protein: MMCRKNPVSKKSLSIAAVFSVFGLLIFLLPMCRPGTGSGSSDAGNFVLPKYVDYNYDIKPILSDKCFACHGPDNNTREAGLRLDTEEGAYKALAESPDKHAVVPGKPHISEAFLRITSDDESIKMPPTASNLPLSNFEIDLIERWIEQGAVYKPHWAFTAPKKPEVPQQEKIKWGNNEIDNFVLDKMSKAGFKPNPEADKNRLLRRVSLDLTGLPPDEKVMERFLNDDSPQAYEKLVDELMASPAFGEQMALHWMDVARYADSYGYQDDDIRTQWPWRDWVIHAFNENMPYNQFVTWQLAGDLLPNPNKEQILATAFNRNHKITEEGGVVEEEYRVAYGLDKTNTYAKGILGITMECAQCHDHKYDPFTQKNYYGMYAFFNNSLEKGLEGLVNSGPSKTPRLTVTQEDIKGILSFINQNADDGEVTVSVMGERDSIRPTFILDRGVYDAPTVRVYPQTPEAVLPFDSTKYASNRLGLAQWTFSDKNPLTSRVFVNQMWALIFGRGLVASVADFGNQGDLPSHPELLDWLAVDFQQNGWNIKRLIKQLVSTATYKQSSVIEQKHLEKDPDNIFLARAKRLRLPAQMIRDQVLATSGLLNRKIGGPSIKPYQPEGIWEVSSSGRGALAQYVQDHGQDLYRRGMYVFFKLTLPPPNMLIFDASNRDACEVQRQRTNTPLQALVMMNDPAILEASRIYSTNLMADQPNLKQNDYINKVFKRVLCREPTDKELELLGSYYQDELTRFTQNKKDAASFLNVGEAPQDSSLPKEKLAALMSVVHAIYNLEETLNKG; encoded by the coding sequence ATGATGTGTAGAAAAAATCCTGTTTCAAAGAAATCACTTAGCATTGCCGCTGTTTTTTCAGTGTTTGGATTGCTGATCTTTCTCTTGCCCATGTGCCGTCCAGGTACTGGATCAGGAAGTTCAGATGCCGGAAACTTTGTCCTGCCAAAATATGTTGACTACAACTATGATATAAAACCGATCCTTTCTGATAAATGCTTTGCTTGCCACGGTCCGGACAATAATACCCGAGAAGCTGGCTTAAGATTGGACACCGAAGAAGGGGCCTACAAAGCTTTGGCTGAAAGTCCTGATAAGCATGCTGTGGTTCCCGGTAAACCCCATATCAGTGAAGCTTTTCTGCGTATCACATCGGATGACGAGTCCATAAAGATGCCACCTACTGCTTCAAATCTGCCCTTGAGCAATTTTGAAATTGACCTTATCGAACGTTGGATTGAACAAGGAGCAGTTTATAAACCGCATTGGGCTTTTACGGCACCTAAAAAACCTGAAGTGCCCCAACAGGAAAAAATTAAATGGGGGAATAATGAGATCGATAATTTTGTTCTTGACAAAATGTCCAAAGCTGGGTTCAAACCTAATCCTGAAGCCGATAAAAATAGGCTCCTGCGCAGGGTAAGCCTGGATTTAACAGGATTGCCGCCTGATGAGAAAGTCATGGAACGTTTCTTAAATGACGATTCACCCCAAGCCTATGAAAAATTAGTGGACGAACTCATGGCAAGTCCCGCATTTGGTGAACAAATGGCCTTGCACTGGATGGATGTCGCTCGTTACGCTGACTCCTATGGCTACCAAGATGATGATATCAGGACACAATGGCCTTGGCGGGATTGGGTTATCCATGCTTTTAATGAAAACATGCCCTACAATCAGTTTGTCACTTGGCAATTGGCTGGAGATTTACTCCCCAATCCTAATAAAGAGCAGATTTTAGCGACAGCTTTCAATAGAAACCATAAAATCACGGAAGAAGGTGGAGTGGTGGAAGAGGAATATCGCGTTGCCTATGGACTGGATAAAACCAATACCTATGCTAAAGGTATTTTAGGAATTACCATGGAGTGTGCACAATGCCACGACCATAAGTATGACCCTTTTACCCAAAAGAACTATTATGGCATGTACGCCTTCTTCAATAATTCTTTGGAAAAAGGTTTAGAAGGATTAGTGAATTCAGGACCATCAAAAACTCCAAGGCTGACCGTAACCCAAGAAGATATCAAGGGAATCCTGAGTTTCATCAATCAAAATGCTGATGATGGAGAGGTCACGGTATCGGTCATGGGCGAAAGGGATAGCATCCGACCTACCTTTATTCTGGATAGAGGGGTTTATGATGCCCCGACTGTACGTGTCTATCCGCAGACGCCTGAAGCTGTTTTGCCTTTTGATAGCACCAAGTACGCATCCAATAGATTGGGATTGGCCCAATGGACCTTCAGTGATAAAAATCCATTGACCTCTAGGGTGTTTGTAAACCAAATGTGGGCACTCATTTTCGGACGTGGCCTGGTCGCTTCCGTTGCTGATTTTGGCAATCAAGGTGACCTTCCTAGTCACCCTGAACTTCTGGACTGGTTGGCAGTTGACTTCCAGCAAAATGGATGGAACATCAAACGGCTTATCAAGCAACTGGTCAGTACGGCCACCTATAAGCAGTCTTCTGTCATAGAACAAAAACACTTAGAAAAAGATCCTGATAATATCTTCCTGGCTCGGGCGAAAAGGTTGCGATTGCCGGCGCAGATGATTCGGGATCAAGTCTTGGCGACCAGCGGATTATTGAACCGGAAAATAGGTGGGCCCAGTATCAAACCTTATCAACCCGAAGGAATTTGGGAAGTCAGTAGTTCGGGGCGGGGAGCTTTGGCGCAATATGTACAGGATCACGGTCAGGACTTATACCGTCGAGGAATGTATGTCTTCTTTAAATTGACGCTGCCGCCTCCCAATATGTTGATTTTTGATGCCAGTAACCGAGATGCCTGTGAAGTCCAAAGACAAAGGACCAATACACCATTGCAAGCCTTGGTCATGATGAACGATCCGGCTATACTGGAGGCGTCTAGGATCTACTCGACAAACCTGATGGCCGATCAGCCAAATCTTAAACAGAATGACTATATCAATAAAGTTTTTAAACGGGTACTCTGTCGAGAACCCACGGATAAAGAATTGGAGTTGTTAGGTTCCTATTATCAAGATGAACTTACTCGGTTTACTCAAAACAAAAAAGATGCTGCCTCCTTCTTAAATGTGGGTGAGGCACCGCAGGACAGCTCTCTTCCAAAAGAGAAATTAGCCGCATTGATGTCGGTGGTGCATGCGATTTATAATCTGGAAGAAACACTGAATAAAGGATAG
- a CDS encoding c-type cytochrome → MNGSIKNIINVLVFSILCCSCQERIEKNKREKLVDSTNLRAQYIRAIAGEDERVDSTTVQKGEVLLSYSDCYTCHKENKKVLGPSFQDINLRYPRQQVFIKILAQRIIHGGSGAWGHVAMKAHPKLSVPDAEAMVTYILSAPSSRK, encoded by the coding sequence ATGAACGGTTCAATAAAAAATATCATCAATGTTCTGGTCTTTTCGATCCTTTGCTGTTCTTGTCAGGAAAGGATCGAAAAGAATAAGCGGGAAAAGCTTGTTGATTCTACCAATTTGCGTGCGCAATACATTCGTGCCATTGCTGGGGAAGATGAGAGGGTAGATTCTACCACTGTACAAAAAGGGGAGGTGTTGCTGTCCTATTCAGATTGTTATACCTGCCATAAGGAAAATAAAAAAGTGTTGGGGCCATCTTTTCAGGATATTAACCTTCGTTATCCTCGGCAACAGGTTTTTATTAAGATCTTGGCCCAACGGATTATACATGGAGGCTCAGGTGCTTGGGGACATGTAGCGATGAAAGCACATCCTAAATTATCCGTTCCAGATGCTGAAGCTATGGTTACTTATATACTTTCGGCACCATCAAGCAGAAAATAG